GTGCGAAAATACCGTATGCCAGACCGAGTGGAAGATAGGCGGCACAGATGGGGAACGCATTGCGATAGGTATCGGGGTTAAATATATTGCAAAACATAAAGCAAAAACACCTTTCTTTCTTTTATTTTAATAAAAGAAGCTTATTCTCGCTAAAAATAGAAGGGTTATCTTGTAAATATATTATATGATTGAAAGTAAAATAAAGCAAGTGATACTTTCTGTTATTTGGGACAAATAATATGATAATGAATATAAAAAGAGATATTGTTGTAATGGCATAAAAAATAATAAAACAGACACAAAATGCTTGATTATAAAAATGGCAATGCATGGCATAGATTTTCGTTCGATGCGCATACTAGATTCGGTGATCCAAACGGGTTGAAAGGAGCGATCGGTATGAAAACATTTCTTTGTACGGTGTGTGGGTATGTCCATCGCGGCGATGAACCGCCGATGAGCTGTCCTGTGTGTCATGCGTCGAAAGAAAAATTTGTGGAGCAGAGTGCAAGCGGTGCGTGGGCTGACGAACATCGCATCGGGGTTGCGCAAGGTGTTGATAGTGAGATCATGGAGGAGCTTCGTGCCAACTTTATCGCAGAATGTACGGAGGTCGGTATGTATCTTGCGATGAGCAGACAGGGTGACCGCGAAGGGTATCCCGAAGTCGCCGAAGCGTA
The Selenomonadales bacterium DNA segment above includes these coding regions:
- a CDS encoding NADH peroxidase, whose amino-acid sequence is MKTFLCTVCGYVHRGDEPPMSCPVCHASKEKFVEQSASGAWADEHRIGVAQGVDSEIMEELRANFIAECTEVGMYLAMSRQGDREGYPEVAEAYKRIAWEEAEHAAKFAELLGEVVKPCTKENLTMRAEAEYGACEGKKRLATLAKQKNLDAIHDTVHEMCKDEARHGCAFRGLLKRYFA